The genomic DNA GTGCTTATCTCGAGTATGTGAACGAAGGGAAGAAACCAGAAACACGGGTAACACACATTGAGAAAACAATTGCAATGCTGGTAAAACAAAGCAAAATGGGTTGTCTTCTTTTGTAGGAAGGCGTTTTGAAATGCATAAAAGAATCTTTTCAACAAATTTCTCACTTTAATTTCATAACCTCAATGGCACAATATTATAAACCTATCTTCATTATTGCATTCATTCTTGCGTTGCCAAAATTTTCGTATGCAGACGAAGGAATGTATCCACTCAGTGAAATTCGACAACTGAATTTGAAATCAAAAGGATTGAAAATTTCACCCGAGGATATATACAATCCCAATGGCGTTGGAATCATTGATGCAATAGTCAATGTTGGCGGATGCACGGGTTCGTTTATTTCTTCTGAAGGATTGATAATTACGAATCATCATTGCGCGTTCGGTTCAGTTCAAGCGATAAGTTCTGAGAAAAATGATTATGTAACAGACGGATTTATTGCCAAAAACAAATCGGAAGAATTGCAAGCGAAAGGATTAACGGTTCGGATTACAGAATCGTATCGTGATGTTTCGAGTGAAATTTTATCTGTTGTGAATGATACAATGGATTTTGCTTCGCGTTCAAAAGCCGTTGAAAAGAAAATGAAAGAAATCGTTGCTGAAACGGAAAAAAAGAATGAAGGAAAACGCGCAGAAGTGTCGGAAATGTTTTCCGGAAAAAATTACATGTTGTTCATTTATACATATCTGAAAGATGTTCGATTAGTTTATGTTCCCCCGCGTTCCATCGGTGAATTTGGAGGAGAGGAAGATAATTGGATTTGGCCACGACACACGGGAGATTTTTCCTTTCTTCGCGCGTACGTTGCTCCCGATGGTTCTCCGGGAGAGTATTCTGAAAAAAATGTTCCCTATCATCCACGAAAATATCTCGTCGTGAATCGCCAAGGTGTCGAAGAAAGCGATAACGTATTTATCCTTGGTTATCCTGGGAGAACGTTTCGTCATCGCACGTCGCATTATCTTTCGTTTGAAGAAGATATACGTTTGAAATTTGTTGCGGAGTTATATCAATGGGAAATTGAAACGATGGAAAATCTTGGCAAAGATAACCGAGAAATTGCAATCAAGCACGATGCGCGAATAAAATCGCTTGCTAATGTCGAAAAAAATTACCGAGGAAAGTTGAAAGGTTTAAAACGTCTTCGTCTTGTCGAAAAGAAAAAGAACGAGGAAGAACAACTCCAGCAATTTATTAACTCCGATGAACAGCGAAAGCGATTGTACGGAACATTGCTTAGGGATATCGGAAAAATCTATGATGAAATACGCGCCAATGCCGATAAAGAATTGTTGCTGGATTATTTGCGACTAAGTTCAACATTACTGAATACTGCATACACATTATACGAAGCAAGCATCGAATTGCAAAAGACGGATATCGAACGTGAATCGCAATTTATGGAACGAAACCTAAAGCGAACAACAGAATCGCTTATTTTGAACGTACAAAATTATTATTCAGAAACAGATAAAATATTTTTGAAAGAATTTATCACGAACGCAGCAAAACTTCCCGTTGATGTTCGTATTTCTGCTATTGATAGGATAGTCAACAATGGAAATACGAAGGAAGCGATAGAGCATTTTATCGAACGCGCGTTTCAGAAAACAAAACTTGATGATGGGAAATTCGTTATAACTGCATTTTCGGATACAACAATTCGCTCAGAACTGATGAACGAACCTCTATACGTATTTGCAATGGATTTGTATCCAACGTTTAAGGAATTGAAAGAAACACGGCAGCGTCGCGAAGGTGCGTTGAATAAACTTTTTGCACAGTTGGTTGATGTAAAAAAAGAATTTTTACAAACAGATTTTATTCCCGACGCAAACAGTACGTTGCGCCTAACGTTTGGAAAAATAAAAGGATATACTCCTGCGGATGCGTTGTATACATCGCCGATAACAACAATGAAAGGGATTGTTGAAAAAAACAGTTCTGGTGAAGAATGGTATTCTGCTCCGCAAAAATTACTCGATTTATATTCGGAAAAAAATTTTGGAACATACAAACATAAAAAACTTGATGACGTTCCCGTTGCGTTGCTGTACAATTTAGATACAAGCGGAGGCAATTCCGGAAGTCCATTAATGAATGAACGCGGCGAACTTGTTGGAGTGAATTTTGACAGAACATTTGATGCAACGATTAACGATTATGCGTGGAGTGAATCGTACAGCCGTTCCATTGCAGTGGATATTCGTTATGTGTTGTGGGTGCTTGATAAATTTGCTGGAATGAATAGTTTGTTGAGCGAAATAAACGTAAAATAAAAAAGGAATTTATTATGACTAACATTATCATTCAGTTGTTTTTGATATGTTTTTTTTCTAACAATCTTTTTTCGCAAATAGAAAAACAAAAAAATGTTCACTTGAAACCAAAAGTCAATACATTTGTTACAACAGAATTTTCCTTGAACAAAAAAACCTTAAAGAAAGGGGAGAGGGGATTTTTTCAGGTAAAGTTCAAGACATTGAAAAAAGGCATTCACGTCAACGCAATGGCACCGTTTGAAACAATCGTTGATACTTCTGCTCCTGTTGAAATTACCGATTCAGTGGAAATCGTATTAGTAAAAGACACGACATTTGTCAACACGAAAAAACCATATCGTCAAGAATTTTTGGTAAAAACCAATGCGTTGAAAGGAAAACATATTATCAGAGGAACATTCATTTATATGTTTTGTTCCGAAGACGAAGGATGGTGCAATCGTTTTGTACAACCATTCGAAGTATCGCTGGAGATTGCACAATAAATTACGTATGGCACGAGCGTTTTTTATTTCCGATGTTCACCTCGGTTTAGGAAAAAGACAAGAAGAGCAAGTGAAGCAACAATTGCTCTGTTCTTTTCTTGACTATGTTTCGAGAGAAGGCAATGAACTTTTTATCCTAGGGGATTTGTTCGATGTGTGGTTTGAATACAAGCGTGTAATTCCAAAAGGGCATCATCGCATCTTAACGAAGTTAGAAGACGTAATTCGTTGTAATATTACTATCCATTATCTTCTCGGCAATCATGATTTTTGGAACGAAGATTATTTTGAAAAAGAACTTGGTGTAAAAATGTACCGGGAACCGTTTGAGAAATCCATTGATGGAATGCGATTTTATTTTCATCACGGTGATGGACTTGCGATGAATGATATCGGTTATAGAATCTTAAAAAAAATTTTACGAAATCCATTGACTATTTCACTTTATAAAAATATTATTCACCCTGATTTAGGAATAACACTTGCAACATTGTCATCTCACAAAAGTAGAAATTATACTTCTCAGAAAAATTACGGTGAACAAGACAGTATGTTTCAATTTGCACAAAAAAAATTTTCCGAAGGAATTGAAATAGTTGTAATGGGACATTGTCATTTGCCGAAAAAAATTGAACTTGAAAAAAAATTATACGTGAATTTAGGCGATTGGATGACGCACTTTACCTACGGTGAATTTGAAAACGGATTGTTCGAATTGAAAAAATGGGGTGATGCATTTTAATGATGATAGCAATAAAAAAAATATTCACTAAGCGCAACATCCTTTTGTTTTCCATCGTTGTGTGTGTGTGTGTTACTGCTTTCAGCATTTGGTATTGGCAATTTTTGATTTCTGGATTGCCATCACTGGAAGAATTGGAAAATCCCAAACCGGAACTTGCAACGAAAGTATATTCGATTGATGGAGAAATACTCGACCAGTTTTTTATCAAAAATCGTACGTATGTTACGTTGGCACAAATTCCACCAACATTCGTACAAGGTTTAGTTGCAACAGAAGACAAAAATTTTTACAACCATTGGGGATTGGACGTAATGCGAATCTTGAAAGCGGTTGTTAAAAATGTATTGCGATTCAGTTTGGCACGAGAAGGCGCAAGCACAATTACTCAGCAACTCGCAAGAAATTTATATCTGAATCGGGAAGTTTCGATAACAAGAAAATTGCGCGAAGCGATAACGGCGATTCAAATCGAGCGTACGTACACAAAAGATGAAATTCTTGAAATGTATTTGAACGTTGCATATTTTGGAAGAAGCGGCTATGGTGTTTCTGCGGCGGCTCAGGTTTTTTTCAGGAAAAAAATACAGGATTTATCCGTTGACGAGTGTGCAATTCTCATTGCATTATTAAAAGGTCCTGCATTTTATGACCCGTATAATCATCCCGAACGATTGCTTGCTCGGCGTGATATTGTTTTGAATGAAATGAATGAAGATGAAGTTATTTCCGATTCATTGTTTGAAGAATTGAAAGTATCGGAATTACGAGTTCGCTCGTTTGAAGATAATTCACCTGTTGGAATCGCTCCGCATTTTGTCGAATCCGTTCGTCAGCAACTTTCAGAAAAAGCGAAGCAATATGGTTTTGATATTTATCGAGACGGACTTTCAATTTATACAACGATTGACAGCAGAATGCAGCGGCACGCGAATCGTTCTGTTGAAGAACATTTAACAGAATATCAAACAAAGTTCAATTCATCTTGGCAATGGTCAAAACAAAAAGGTATTTTGCTGAGAGCGTTGGATAAATCGGCGAAAGAAAAAGAAGAATACCGTCTTGCTTCCAAAGAGCAGAAAAATAACATTCTGAAAAAATTGAAAAATGACAGGCGTTTTATTGACTCTGTCAAAAAAATGAATCAAACGATTGAAGTGGGATTTGTTGCACTCGATGCGAAGACGGGAGAAATACGCGCAATGATTGGCGGTTCAGATTTTAAAACATTTAAATATGGATTGAATCATGTAACACAAATTAAGCGACAAGCGGGTTCTATATTTAAGCCATTCGTGTATACTGTTGCAATTGATAATGGTTATCCGCCAAGTTTTGAAATTCAAAATCAACCGATTTCACTCGATAATCCCGATGGGACGCGATGGACACCGGCAAACTTTGACGGAACATTCGGTGGATTAACAACATTGCGTGAAGGAATTAAATGGTCAATTAATCTTGTTGCAATCAGAGCAATTATTGAATTGGCACCGGTAAATCAAGTCATTGATTACGCGCATCGCATGGGAATCAATGAAGAACTTCCGCCGTATCCATCGCTTGCGCTTGGAACTGGAGAAGTGCATCCGCTTGAAATTACCTCAGCGTTTAATGTGTTTGCAAACGAAGGAATTTATGCGGAACCGTTTTCGATTTTAAAAATTGTTGACAAAGATGGAAACATTATTGAAGAAAATAAACCGAAGTTGCACGAAGTATTAGGCAAACAAACGGCGTATATTTTAACAACAATGATGGAAGATGCTGTTAATGGAGGAACAGGAACACGCGTAAGAAATTTCTTTCATCGTCCGTGCGCGGGAAAAACGGGAACAACACAAGAATATGCCGATGCGTGGTTTATGGGATTTACACCGCAATTAACTGTTGGTGTTTGGGTAGGATTTGACAACAAAGCAGTTCATTTTATTTCCTCAGATGGACAAGGAGGAAGAGCCGCGGCGCCTATTTTTGGGAGATTTGCTCAATACGTGTATGAAGACAGCGAAATAAATTTGCCACTTGCCTATTTTCAGATGCCAGATGGAATTGTAAAAAAAGAAATATGTACAGAGACAAAAAAACTTGCTTTGGAGTTTTGCCCGGAAGTCTATGAAGAAGTTTTTAACGAAAAATATTTGCCGGAAAGTTGTGATGTTCATACTTCAAAGATACTTAAAGAAAAAAATCGAGGCGTGATTCGATTTTAGATTGTGTCTTTTTTGTAACTTTTACCCGTTTTTTTCTCCAAAATTTTCAAACTTACATCTCACATATATATTGATGCGAGCAGTTATTCCTGTCGCTGGTGTTGGCAGCCGTCTTCGACCACACACATATACGCTTCCTAAAGTTTTACTCAATGTCGCTGGGAAACCGATACTTGGTCATATCTTAGATAAAATAATAAGTGATGGTTTTACTGAGGCGTCAATTATTATCGGTGATATGGGAGAGAAAGTCCGTGAATTTGTTGATGCTAATTATTCGCTTGATGTTACATACATTGAACAGCACGAACGAAAGGGATTAGCACATTCAATTTATATTTCGCGACATACATTTCGGGATGAACCAATACTCATCATTCTCGGCGATACAATTTATGATGTAAACTTATCCGACGTCATTCACGGAAATTATTCTTCAATCGGAGTGAAACGTGTTGATGACCCGCGAAGATTTGGCGTTGTTGAAATGAATGATGGATTTATTTCTTCGATGATAGAAAAACCGGAAGTTCCTATGAGTAACAATGCAATAGTCGGTCTTTATTTTATTAAGCATCCGCTTTTGTTAATTGAGTGCATCGAAGAACTTATTTCGCTTGATATAAAAACGAAAGGTGAATATCAACTCACCGATAGTTTGCAATTGATGGTGCAAAAAGGAGAGAAGATGACAGCATTCAATGTTGAAGGTTGGTACGATTGCGGAAAACCGGAAACACTGCTTTCGACAAATCGTTACTTGTTGCGTCGTTACGGAATTGCAACAACGCTAGAAGGGAATTTGATTATTCCACCAGTTTCCATTTCCCCGAAAGCAAAAATTACCAATTCAATCATCGGTCCGTACACCACAATTGCCGATGGCGTGAAAATAGAAGAATCCATTATCCGCAATTCCATTATCAGCGAAGATGCAAAAGTAGAACGCGAGATGCTTGATAATTCTATAATCGGAAACAATGCAGTTATCAAAGGCGGATATAAGCGTATCAACCTTGGCGATTCTTCTGAAGTAGATTTTAATTAACACAAACAACTTCGTCATGCTGAACTCGTCTCAGCATCTGGAAAGATCCCGTAACAAGTTCGGGATGACGTTTATTTTCAAACTCAATCATAAATGAAATATACTTTTACCTCAGAATCCGTCAGCGAAGGACATCCCGATAAAGTCGCTGACCAAATTTCCGATTCAGTTCTCGATGCAATTCTTGAACAAGATTCTACTTCGCGTGTTGCGTGCGAAACGTTTGTAACAACGGGACAAGTAGTTGTTGGCGGTGAAGTGCGAACAAATGCGTATGTCGAAATTCCCGATTTAGTTCGCGGCGTTATTAAAGATATTGGCTACACAAAAGGCGAATATATGTTCGAAGCAAATTCGTGCGGCATACTTTCGGCAATTCATTCGCAATCTGCCGATATCAATCGCGGTGTGGATAAAAAACAAAAATCGAAAGACAAATATGAAAACATCGGCGCGGGCGACCAAGGAATGATGTTCGGTTATGCGTGTAGAGAAACTCCGGAACTCATGCCCGCAGCGATTATGTTTGCGCATCAACTTGTAAAAAAACTTGCCGATATTCGCCGCGAAGGAAAAGTGATGAAGTATCTTCGTCCCGATGCAAAGAGCCAGGTGAGTTTGGAATACGATGGAAACAAAGTTTTGCGTGTGAATACAATTGTCGTTTCCACACAGCACGATGAATTTGATAGCGATGAACGAATGCAGAAAAAAATTGCTGATGATGTTCGTCAATATGTGATTCCGAATGTTATTCCGAAATCGTTGCTTGATAATAAACTTATTCTTCACGTCAATCCCACGGGAAAATTTGTAATCGGCGGACCACACGGAGATACGGGTTTAACGGGAAGAAAAATTATTGTTGATACGTATGGTGGCGCGGCTCCTCACGGTGGTGGCGCATTTTCCGGAAAAGACCCATCGAAAGTTGACAGAAGCGCCGCGTATGCTGCTCGACATATTGCGAAAAATGTTGTCGGCGCCGGACTTGCAGAAAAATGCACCGTGCAAGTTTCCTATGCAATTGGAATTGCGCGACCGACTTCGATTCGCGTGGAAACACACGGAACGGGGATGAATGGAATTTCTGATGCACAACTTCAATCGAAGGTTGAAACGGTTTTTGATTTACGTCCCGCCGCAATTATTGACAGATTCAGTCTTACAAAACCCAAAGGATGGAAATACCGCGACACTGCCGCGTATGGACATTTCGGAAGAGAAATGTTTCCTTGGGAAAAATTGGATTATGTGAAGGAATTGAAGAAGGCGTTATAAATAATATTTTATGAATTCAACTTTATTACAACGCATTACAATCGTTCCTGACATTTGTCACGGCAAACCAACAATTCGTGGAATGCGTTATCCCGTAGAAAATATGCTTGAACTTCTTACATCGGGAATGACAAATGAAGAAATTCTCAACGATTATCCCGATTTAGAAAAAGAAGATTTGCTTGCGTGTTTAATTCATAGTTCAGAAACAAGTTTGAAATTTTGGGATAATAAAATTGATGATGAAATTTGGAATAACAATTAAGTGATACAATTTTTTCTAAAGACATCAATATGAAAACAAAAAAGACATTAACTAAAAAGCAAACAATTCAACTTCTAAATGCGTATTATACTTTTTCTG from Ignavibacteria bacterium includes the following:
- a CDS encoding methionine adenosyltransferase translates to MKYTFTSESVSEGHPDKVADQISDSVLDAILEQDSTSRVACETFVTTGQVVVGGEVRTNAYVEIPDLVRGVIKDIGYTKGEYMFEANSCGILSAIHSQSADINRGVDKKQKSKDKYENIGAGDQGMMFGYACRETPELMPAAIMFAHQLVKKLADIRREGKVMKYLRPDAKSQVSLEYDGNKVLRVNTIVVSTQHDEFDSDERMQKKIADDVRQYVIPNVIPKSLLDNKLILHVNPTGKFVIGGPHGDTGLTGRKIIVDTYGGAAPHGGGAFSGKDPSKVDRSAAYAARHIAKNVVGAGLAEKCTVQVSYAIGIARPTSIRVETHGTGMNGISDAQLQSKVETVFDLRPAAIIDRFSLTKPKGWKYRDTAAYGHFGREMFPWEKLDYVKELKKAL
- a CDS encoding nucleotidyl transferase, coding for MRAVIPVAGVGSRLRPHTYTLPKVLLNVAGKPILGHILDKIISDGFTEASIIIGDMGEKVREFVDANYSLDVTYIEQHERKGLAHSIYISRHTFRDEPILIILGDTIYDVNLSDVIHGNYSSIGVKRVDDPRRFGVVEMNDGFISSMIEKPEVPMSNNAIVGLYFIKHPLLLIECIEELISLDIKTKGEYQLTDSLQLMVQKGEKMTAFNVEGWYDCGKPETLLSTNRYLLRRYGIATTLEGNLIIPPVSISPKAKITNSIIGPYTTIADGVKIEESIIRNSIISEDAKVEREMLDNSIIGNNAVIKGGYKRINLGDSSEVDFN
- a CDS encoding PBP1A family penicillin-binding protein; translated protein: MMIAIKKIFTKRNILLFSIVVCVCVTAFSIWYWQFLISGLPSLEELENPKPELATKVYSIDGEILDQFFIKNRTYVTLAQIPPTFVQGLVATEDKNFYNHWGLDVMRILKAVVKNVLRFSLAREGASTITQQLARNLYLNREVSITRKLREAITAIQIERTYTKDEILEMYLNVAYFGRSGYGVSAAAQVFFRKKIQDLSVDECAILIALLKGPAFYDPYNHPERLLARRDIVLNEMNEDEVISDSLFEELKVSELRVRSFEDNSPVGIAPHFVESVRQQLSEKAKQYGFDIYRDGLSIYTTIDSRMQRHANRSVEEHLTEYQTKFNSSWQWSKQKGILLRALDKSAKEKEEYRLASKEQKNNILKKLKNDRRFIDSVKKMNQTIEVGFVALDAKTGEIRAMIGGSDFKTFKYGLNHVTQIKRQAGSIFKPFVYTVAIDNGYPPSFEIQNQPISLDNPDGTRWTPANFDGTFGGLTTLREGIKWSINLVAIRAIIELAPVNQVIDYAHRMGINEELPPYPSLALGTGEVHPLEITSAFNVFANEGIYAEPFSILKIVDKDGNIIEENKPKLHEVLGKQTAYILTTMMEDAVNGGTGTRVRNFFHRPCAGKTGTTQEYADAWFMGFTPQLTVGVWVGFDNKAVHFISSDGQGGRAAAPIFGRFAQYVYEDSEINLPLAYFQMPDGIVKKEICTETKKLALEFCPEVYEEVFNEKYLPESCDVHTSKILKEKNRGVIRF
- a CDS encoding S46 family peptidase, with translation MAQYYKPIFIIAFILALPKFSYADEGMYPLSEIRQLNLKSKGLKISPEDIYNPNGVGIIDAIVNVGGCTGSFISSEGLIITNHHCAFGSVQAISSEKNDYVTDGFIAKNKSEELQAKGLTVRITESYRDVSSEILSVVNDTMDFASRSKAVEKKMKEIVAETEKKNEGKRAEVSEMFSGKNYMLFIYTYLKDVRLVYVPPRSIGEFGGEEDNWIWPRHTGDFSFLRAYVAPDGSPGEYSEKNVPYHPRKYLVVNRQGVEESDNVFILGYPGRTFRHRTSHYLSFEEDIRLKFVAELYQWEIETMENLGKDNREIAIKHDARIKSLANVEKNYRGKLKGLKRLRLVEKKKNEEEQLQQFINSDEQRKRLYGTLLRDIGKIYDEIRANADKELLLDYLRLSSTLLNTAYTLYEASIELQKTDIERESQFMERNLKRTTESLILNVQNYYSETDKIFLKEFITNAAKLPVDVRISAIDRIVNNGNTKEAIEHFIERAFQKTKLDDGKFVITAFSDTTIRSELMNEPLYVFAMDLYPTFKELKETRQRREGALNKLFAQLVDVKKEFLQTDFIPDANSTLRLTFGKIKGYTPADALYTSPITTMKGIVEKNSSGEEWYSAPQKLLDLYSEKNFGTYKHKKLDDVPVALLYNLDTSGGNSGSPLMNERGELVGVNFDRTFDATINDYAWSESYSRSIAVDIRYVLWVLDKFAGMNSLLSEINVK
- a CDS encoding DUF433 domain-containing protein; the protein is MNSTLLQRITIVPDICHGKPTIRGMRYPVENMLELLTSGMTNEEILNDYPDLEKEDLLACLIHSSETSLKFWDNKIDDEIWNNN
- a CDS encoding UDP-2,3-diacylglucosamine diphosphatase; translated protein: MARAFFISDVHLGLGKRQEEQVKQQLLCSFLDYVSREGNELFILGDLFDVWFEYKRVIPKGHHRILTKLEDVIRCNITIHYLLGNHDFWNEDYFEKELGVKMYREPFEKSIDGMRFYFHHGDGLAMNDIGYRILKKILRNPLTISLYKNIIHPDLGITLATLSSHKSRNYTSQKNYGEQDSMFQFAQKKFSEGIEIVVMGHCHLPKKIELEKKLYVNLGDWMTHFTYGEFENGLFELKKWGDAF